One segment of Vibrio mimicus DNA contains the following:
- the aroE gene encoding shikimate dehydrogenase, whose amino-acid sequence MASKIDQYVVFGNPINHSKSPFIHTLFARQTQQPMTYTAQCAPVDGFIEAATHFFAQGGRGCNVTVPFKEEAYRFADRLTERARLAGAVNTLKKLDDGEILGDNTDGEGLVQDLLAQQVQLKGVNILLIGAGGAARGVLKPLLDQKPASITITNRTLSKAEQLVELLAPYGTVIAKPFTEITQSYDVIINSTSASLDGELPAIDPVIFSPRSVCYDMMYGKGYTVFNQWALQQGCAQVIDGLGMLVGQAAESFMLWRGLRPGTKQILRELRKNLEGAL is encoded by the coding sequence ATGGCTTCTAAAATCGATCAGTATGTAGTTTTTGGTAATCCCATTAACCACAGTAAATCCCCCTTTATTCATACGCTGTTTGCGCGTCAAACCCAGCAGCCCATGACCTATACCGCGCAATGCGCGCCAGTCGATGGATTTATCGAAGCGGCGACTCACTTCTTTGCGCAAGGTGGACGAGGTTGTAATGTTACCGTGCCATTTAAAGAGGAGGCGTACCGCTTTGCCGATCGCTTAACGGAACGCGCGCGTTTAGCCGGTGCGGTAAACACGTTAAAAAAGCTGGATGATGGCGAAATACTCGGAGATAACACCGATGGTGAAGGCTTGGTGCAAGATCTACTCGCTCAACAAGTGCAACTGAAAGGCGTAAATATTTTGCTAATTGGAGCTGGTGGTGCGGCGCGTGGTGTGCTCAAACCACTGCTGGATCAAAAGCCTGCCTCTATTACGATTACCAATCGGACGTTATCTAAAGCCGAACAATTGGTGGAACTACTGGCACCCTACGGCACTGTGATAGCCAAACCTTTCACAGAGATCACTCAAAGCTATGATGTGATCATTAACTCGACCTCAGCCAGTCTCGATGGTGAACTTCCTGCGATTGATCCTGTGATTTTTTCACCTCGCTCTGTCTGCTACGACATGATGTATGGTAAAGGGTACACCGTATTTAACCAATGGGCCCTACAACAAGGCTGTGCGCAGGTGATTGATGGCTTAGGTATGCTAGTGGGGCAAGCTGCGGAAAGTTTCATGTTATGGCGAGGGTTACGTCCGGGAACCAAGCAAATTTTGCGCGAGCTGCGTAAAAATCTTGAGGGGGCATTATGA
- the purE gene encoding 5-(carboxyamino)imidazole ribonucleotide mutase, whose product MTVGIIMGSKSDWPTMKHAAEMLDQFGVAYETKVVSAHRTPHLLADYASSAKERGLQVIIAGAGGAAHLPGMTAAFTSLPVLGVPVQSRALSGLDSLYSIVQMPKGIAVGTLAIGEAGAANAGLLAAQIIGIHNPEVMSKVEAFRAKQTQSVLDNPNPAEE is encoded by the coding sequence ATGACAGTCGGTATTATCATGGGTTCCAAATCAGACTGGCCAACCATGAAACACGCAGCAGAAATGCTTGACCAGTTTGGTGTTGCTTATGAAACCAAGGTGGTTTCGGCACATCGTACTCCTCATCTGCTAGCCGATTACGCCTCAAGCGCCAAAGAACGTGGTTTACAAGTGATCATCGCGGGTGCTGGCGGTGCAGCACATCTGCCGGGAATGACGGCAGCATTTACAAGCCTGCCTGTTTTAGGTGTACCCGTTCAATCACGTGCTCTGTCTGGACTCGACTCCTTATACTCAATTGTGCAGATGCCAAAAGGTATTGCTGTGGGTACTTTAGCGATTGGAGAAGCCGGTGCCGCGAATGCGGGATTACTTGCCGCGCAAATCATCGGCATTCACAACCCAGAAGTGATGAGCAAGGTAGAGGCCTTCCGCGCTAAGCAAACACAGTCCGTGTTAGACAACCCAAATCCTGCGGAGGAGTAA
- the crcB gene encoding fluoride efflux transporter CrcB — protein sequence MPLSMLGFIALGGAIGACARFLVSEMCITLFGRGFPVGTLTVNVVGSFIMGVLIACVENEWLSPYPWKQVIGLGFLGALTTFSTFSMDNVLLMQQGAFFKMGANVLLNVILSISAAWLGFYWLIKS from the coding sequence ATGCCGCTATCTATGTTGGGGTTTATTGCTTTGGGTGGGGCGATTGGCGCTTGTGCCCGCTTCTTAGTCTCTGAAATGTGCATTACTCTTTTTGGCCGGGGTTTCCCTGTGGGAACACTCACCGTGAATGTTGTTGGTTCATTCATTATGGGGGTTTTGATTGCTTGTGTTGAAAACGAGTGGTTAAGCCCTTACCCGTGGAAACAAGTGATTGGCCTCGGTTTTCTGGGGGCATTGACGACATTCTCTACTTTCTCAATGGATAATGTGCTGTTAATGCAACAAGGAGCCTTTTTTAAAATGGGAGCGAATGTGCTGCTCAACGTGATTTTGAGTATTTCCGCTGCTTGGCTTGGGTTCTACTGGTTAATAAAAAGTTGA
- a CDS encoding DUF1488 domain-containing protein, translating into MNQSILFPDLQHWDESKQAVVFFAQQNGALIECLVARQVLQELSGEALAESQHVMTVFSEWRFDLEELAEQAIEDEMFNSLGQIEITRERF; encoded by the coding sequence ATGAACCAATCCATCCTGTTTCCAGATTTACAGCATTGGGATGAGAGTAAACAAGCCGTCGTATTTTTTGCTCAGCAAAACGGAGCGTTAATCGAATGTCTTGTAGCACGTCAAGTTCTACAAGAACTCTCAGGCGAAGCCTTAGCAGAATCGCAACACGTGATGACGGTATTCAGTGAGTGGCGTTTTGACCTAGAGGAACTCGCCGAACAAGCGATTGAAGACGAAATGTTTAACTCTCTAGGTCAAATTGAGATCACTCGCGAACGGTTTTAA
- a CDS encoding gamma carbonic anhydrase family protein: protein MSSIRSYKGIAPKLGEKVYVDASAVIVGDIELDDDASIWPLVAARGDVNHIRIGKRTNIQDGSVLHVTHKNTENPNGYPLLIGDDVTVGHKVMLHGCTIHDRVLVGMGSIVLDGVVIESDVMIGAGSLVPPGKQLESGFLYIGSPVKQARPLNEKERAFLLKSSSNYVQSKNDYLNDVKTVRE from the coding sequence ATGAGTTCAATTCGTAGCTATAAAGGCATTGCGCCAAAATTAGGGGAAAAAGTTTATGTGGATGCCAGCGCAGTCATCGTCGGAGACATTGAACTGGATGATGATGCAAGCATTTGGCCTTTAGTGGCCGCTCGTGGTGATGTGAACCACATTCGGATTGGGAAACGCACTAACATTCAAGACGGCTCTGTATTGCATGTCACCCACAAAAACACTGAAAACCCGAATGGATATCCTCTACTGATAGGAGATGATGTGACGGTTGGGCATAAAGTCATGCTACATGGTTGCACTATTCATGATCGAGTATTAGTCGGTATGGGTTCTATCGTGTTGGACGGCGTCGTAATTGAAAGTGATGTGATGATTGGAGCGGGCAGTTTAGTGCCTCCTGGCAAGCAACTCGAAAGTGGCTTTCTTTATATAGGTAGCCCAGTAAAACAAGCACGCCCTCTCAATGAAAAAGAGCGCGCTTTTCTCTTAAAATCGTCGAGTAACTACGTTCAGAGTAAAAATGACTATCTGAATGACGTTAAAACCGTTCGCGAGTGA
- a CDS encoding L-threonylcarbamoyladenylate synthase — protein MGNLQQAVDVLQSGGVIAYPTEGVFGLGCDPDNQAAMLRLLAIKQRPIEKGVILIAANYEQLRPYIDENQLTAEQLAQVLASWPAPLTWVMPASIHTPSWVRGQFDTVAVRVPNHPLVQQLCLAFGKPLTSTSANLSGQPACTTQQEVVAQLGSQIEAVLEGKTSGRCGPSEIRDARSLQVLRQG, from the coding sequence GTGGGCAATCTGCAACAAGCGGTTGATGTGCTGCAAAGTGGCGGTGTGATCGCTTATCCCACCGAAGGGGTATTTGGTTTAGGCTGTGATCCAGACAACCAAGCTGCGATGCTGCGTTTACTCGCGATTAAGCAGCGTCCGATTGAAAAAGGGGTAATCTTGATTGCGGCAAACTATGAGCAGTTACGTCCCTATATCGATGAAAACCAGCTTACGGCAGAGCAGTTGGCTCAGGTATTAGCGTCATGGCCCGCTCCGTTGACTTGGGTGATGCCCGCAAGCATTCATACCCCGAGTTGGGTGCGCGGTCAGTTTGATACGGTGGCGGTGCGAGTGCCTAATCATCCATTAGTGCAGCAATTGTGTTTGGCGTTTGGCAAACCATTAACGTCAACCAGTGCCAACTTAAGTGGACAACCCGCTTGTACCACGCAGCAAGAAGTGGTGGCTCAGTTAGGAAGTCAAATTGAGGCGGTGTTGGAAGGTAAAACCAGTGGCCGTTGTGGCCCGAGTGAAATTCGTGATGCACGCAGTTTACAAGTGTTAAGACAGGGATAA
- the hemF gene encoding oxygen-dependent coproporphyrinogen oxidase produces the protein MKSNIDKQAVKHFLLQLQDKICQQLEATDGQAQFIEDAWQREPGEKLGGGGRTRVMREGAVFEQGGVNFSHVFGEQMPASATAHRPELAGRRFEAMGVSLVMHPKNPYVPTSHANVRFFIAEKEGEDPIWWFGGGFDLTPFYPFVEDCQFWHQTAKNLCAPFGAEIYNEHKAWCDRYFYLPHRNETRGIGGLFFDDLNEWPFEQCFAYMQAVGEGYTQAYVPIVEKRKNTPFTERERQFQLYRRGRYVEFNLVLDRGTLFGLQTGGRTESILMSMPPLARWEYAYQPESGTPEAQLSEFLVPREW, from the coding sequence GTGAAGTCAAACATAGATAAGCAAGCAGTGAAGCACTTTTTACTGCAGCTACAAGATAAGATTTGCCAACAATTGGAAGCCACAGATGGTCAAGCGCAATTTATTGAAGATGCATGGCAGCGTGAACCGGGTGAGAAACTGGGTGGTGGTGGTCGTACGCGAGTCATGCGTGAGGGCGCTGTTTTCGAACAAGGTGGCGTGAACTTTTCCCATGTATTTGGTGAGCAGATGCCCGCCTCTGCGACGGCCCATCGTCCAGAATTGGCAGGTCGCCGCTTTGAAGCCATGGGCGTTTCTCTGGTCATGCATCCGAAAAACCCGTATGTCCCGACCTCTCATGCCAATGTGCGCTTTTTTATTGCTGAAAAAGAGGGGGAAGATCCGATCTGGTGGTTTGGTGGTGGTTTTGACCTTACACCGTTTTACCCTTTTGTTGAGGATTGCCAATTCTGGCACCAAACTGCGAAAAATCTCTGCGCACCTTTTGGGGCTGAAATCTATAACGAGCATAAAGCATGGTGTGATCGCTACTTCTACTTGCCGCACCGCAACGAAACACGTGGTATCGGCGGATTATTTTTTGATGATCTGAATGAATGGCCATTCGAGCAATGTTTCGCCTATATGCAGGCGGTCGGTGAAGGTTATACCCAAGCTTATGTGCCGATTGTCGAAAAACGTAAAAACACGCCCTTTACAGAGCGCGAGCGCCAATTCCAACTCTATCGTCGTGGTCGATATGTTGAATTTAATTTGGTGTTGGATCGCGGCACGCTGTTTGGTCTGCAAACCGGTGGTCGTACCGAGTCAATTTTGATGTCGATGCCGCCTCTAGCACGTTGGGAATACGCTTATCAACCTGAGTCCGGTACGCCAGAAGCCCAGTTGAGCGAGTTTTTAGTGCCGCGTGAATGGTGA
- a CDS encoding DNA topoisomerase family protein, giving the protein MSRKIDPQLFAAHEHALQSSPCPQCGAALQLRHGKHGPFLGCTAYPECDYIKPLHQNDGHIIKELGVPCPECGHELVLRQGRYGMFIGCSHYPQCHHIESMDSPSHEETSPDILCPECSKGHLIERKSRFGKLFYACDAYPKCKFALNGKPIAQACAQCGFTVMVEKKSSAGMRYQCANRQCGHIQEC; this is encoded by the coding sequence ATGAGTCGTAAAATTGACCCGCAACTGTTTGCCGCTCATGAGCATGCGCTGCAATCTTCCCCTTGTCCGCAATGTGGCGCAGCATTACAACTGCGCCACGGCAAACATGGTCCTTTTTTAGGTTGCACCGCGTATCCAGAGTGTGACTACATCAAACCTCTGCATCAAAATGATGGGCATATCATCAAAGAACTCGGTGTGCCTTGCCCTGAATGTGGACATGAACTGGTGCTGCGCCAAGGTCGTTACGGGATGTTTATTGGCTGTAGCCACTACCCGCAGTGCCACCATATCGAGTCGATGGATTCCCCTTCGCATGAGGAAACATCGCCAGATATCCTTTGCCCGGAATGCAGCAAAGGCCACCTTATCGAACGCAAATCTCGCTTCGGTAAACTGTTTTATGCGTGTGATGCGTATCCTAAGTGTAAGTTTGCTTTAAATGGTAAACCGATTGCTCAGGCTTGTGCTCAGTGTGGCTTTACGGTGATGGTGGAAAAGAAAAGTTCAGCAGGCATGCGCTATCAATGCGCTAATCGTCAATGTGGGCATATTCAGGAATGCTAG
- a CDS encoding 5-(carboxyamino)imidazole ribonucleotide synthase, producing the protein MRVLVLGAGQLARMMSLAGAPLNIETIAFDVGSENIVHPLTQTVLGHGLEQAIEQADVITAEFEHIPHPILDLCARSGKLYPSAEAIKAGGDRRLEKALLDRAQVANARYTMIRSRDDLSAAIAEIGLPMVLKSALGGYDGKGQWRLKEPTQIESVWQELAQYLAANPEQAIVAEEFVAFDREVSLVGARNLVGDVVVYPLAENVHTQGVLSLSTAIDAPALQAQAEAMFKAVAEQLNYVGVLALEFFEVQGQLLVNEIAPRVHNSGHWTQQGAETCQFENHLRAVCGLPLGSTKLVRETAMINILGEDQLPSAVLAMEGCHVHWYGKAKRLGRKMGHINVTADYSGELQRKLCQLATVLDEKAFPAVHAVAKEIQP; encoded by the coding sequence ATGCGTGTTTTAGTTCTGGGTGCTGGTCAGCTGGCGCGCATGATGTCGCTAGCGGGAGCACCACTCAATATTGAGACAATTGCCTTTGATGTCGGTAGCGAAAACATTGTTCATCCCTTAACCCAAACCGTGCTTGGGCATGGATTGGAGCAAGCGATTGAGCAAGCTGATGTGATCACCGCGGAGTTTGAACACATTCCCCATCCGATCCTCGATCTTTGTGCACGCAGTGGCAAGCTTTACCCAAGCGCTGAAGCCATCAAAGCCGGTGGCGATCGTCGTTTAGAAAAAGCGTTGCTGGATCGCGCCCAAGTGGCGAATGCACGTTATACGATGATCCGCAGCCGAGATGATCTGAGCGCTGCAATCGCTGAGATTGGATTGCCTATGGTGCTGAAAAGTGCACTCGGAGGCTACGATGGAAAAGGCCAATGGCGCTTGAAAGAACCAACGCAGATCGAATCGGTTTGGCAAGAACTTGCGCAATATCTGGCAGCCAACCCCGAACAAGCAATTGTGGCAGAAGAATTTGTCGCTTTTGATCGCGAAGTGTCACTGGTCGGTGCACGTAACCTAGTCGGCGATGTTGTGGTGTATCCTTTAGCGGAGAACGTTCATACCCAAGGTGTGTTGAGCCTTTCTACCGCCATTGATGCTCCTGCGCTACAAGCTCAAGCGGAAGCGATGTTTAAAGCGGTAGCCGAGCAGCTCAATTATGTCGGTGTATTGGCGTTGGAATTTTTTGAAGTGCAAGGCCAGTTACTGGTCAATGAAATCGCACCACGAGTACACAATTCAGGTCACTGGACTCAACAAGGCGCTGAAACCTGCCAATTCGAAAATCACTTACGCGCGGTATGTGGTTTGCCACTGGGTAGCACCAAACTGGTTCGTGAAACCGCGATGATCAATATCCTTGGTGAAGACCAACTCCCCTCCGCTGTGTTGGCGATGGAAGGCTGCCACGTACATTGGTACGGCAAGGCCAAGCGCCTAGGACGCAAGATGGGGCATATCAATGTGACCGCCGATTACAGTGGTGAGCTGCAACGCAAATTATGCCAATTAGCGACAGTGTTAGATGAAAAGGCTTTTCCTGCCGTACACGCCGTAGCAAAGGAAATTCAGCCTTAA